The Thermococcus thermotolerans genome contains a region encoding:
- the priL gene encoding DNA primase large subunit PriL, with protein sequence MRGEAMLDPFGKMVQNYLKDLGIELLDEVFVIIPARVSIDSAVQRILWLLDSNTPPNELVDLDKTQGELQDILTFYALLGALAMAPYGLEMELVKSANMRIYKERFNRRLKNITKEKSPSKQIELLNDLLSQLSIDVRAVAKDEIPQRDKVIIERTLWEKQFEKIEAEKMKLKFKIHMKDFFKFIGDNLKKYYIKRGYVYIQSNMLSNAWERSFEFHIERAVVQLYENRDSIFNKYYVELYEKIREISREYFKEKLERMGSAEAQPLRFELFPPCVKIALGGVPAGLRNYAITVLLTSFLSYARLCPSPSRRDVRIRDCVGDLSVVEKEILPVIIEAGNRCSPPLFEDQPHEVKNIWYHLGFGLTDRPTLEDSGNSTWYFPPNCSKIQANAPQLCKPDRHCRNIKNPLTYYLRRLYIESRKGKEEEDAGGSENG encoded by the coding sequence ATGAGAGGTGAAGCCATGCTTGATCCCTTCGGGAAGATGGTTCAAAATTATCTGAAGGATCTAGGAATCGAGCTATTAGATGAAGTCTTTGTAATAATCCCTGCGAGGGTAAGCATAGATAGTGCCGTCCAAAGGATTTTATGGCTACTTGATAGCAATACTCCCCCTAATGAACTTGTAGATCTAGATAAAACTCAAGGTGAACTCCAAGACATTCTAACGTTTTATGCATTGCTAGGGGCTTTAGCCATGGCACCCTATGGATTAGAAATGGAGCTTGTAAAATCAGCCAACATGAGGATATATAAAGAAAGATTCAATCGACGACTCAAAAATATAACAAAAGAGAAAAGTCCATCTAAACAAATCGAACTTCTCAATGATCTTCTAAGTCAGTTATCAATAGATGTCAGAGCAGTTGCAAAAGATGAAATTCCTCAAAGGGATAAGGTCATTATTGAGAGAACCTTATGGGAAAAGCAATTCGAAAAAATAGAAGCAGAGAAAATGAAATTAAAATTCAAGATACATATGAAAGACTTTTTCAAGTTCATTGGAGACAACCTGAAAAAATACTACATAAAAAGAGGATATGTATACATTCAAAGCAACATGCTAAGCAATGCTTGGGAACGGTCTTTTGAGTTTCATATCGAACGTGCAGTAGTTCAACTTTATGAAAATCGTGACTCGATTTTTAATAAATATTATGTAGAGTTGTATGAGAAAATAAGGGAAATATCTAGGGAGTACTTCAAAGAGAAGCTTGAGAGGATGGGTTCGGCAGAGGCACAGCCACTGCGCTTTGAACTCTTCCCTCCGTGTGTGAAGATAGCCCTCGGGGGAGTTCCCGCGGGGCTGAGGAACTACGCCATAACTGTTCTCCTTACGAGTTTCCTCAGCTACGCTAGGCTGTGCCCAAGCCCATCCCGGAGGGACGTCAGAATACGGGACTGCGTGGGTGACCTGAGCGTGGTCGAGAAGGAGATACTGCCGGTGATAATCGAGGCCGGAAACCGCTGCTCCCCTCCTCTCTTCGAAGACCAGCCCCACGAGGTCAAGAACATCTGGTACCATCTGGGATTTGGCCTAACCGACAGGCCAACCCTTGAGGACAGCGGAAACTCCACGTGGTACTTCCCGCCGAACTGCTCCAAGATACAGGCAAACGCTCCCCAGCTCTGCAAGCCGGACAGGCACTGCAGGAACATCAAGAATCCACTGACGTACTATCTAAGGCGCCTCTATATCGAGAGCAGAAAGGGTAAGGAGGAAGAGGATGCAGGGGGTAGTGAGAATGGCTGA
- a CDS encoding tripartite tricarboxylate transporter permease: MLKGIIAGTISGTLPGIHVNTLGAFLAGIGVGDNLLLFSMGLTHTFLDVIPSAFLGVPDEGTALGILPAHRLVIRGKAMEVVRIALWASFLAVLMAIPLSMVYPILARLYAPWIGRVAVGALALLLILTENGLKRLYAVLVFFLSGLLGILAFRLPLKEPYYHLFTGLFGIPVLVAALVDGGGHVVPGSGKIEMDTKRFIGFSLLGTFLGMVASLIPAFTASQAALMGSFFSRDERSFLAVVFSVNTSNFLFSFMNFLETGRVRNGIVALMAPPARGFLPYYALAAVFVSLLVLSYGDALAGAVLRVLAYIPYRFMNGAVVALLVLLSLHFDGLLGLLVLAGGGMVGFLTVLFGVKRTNCMGVLMLQIIIG; encoded by the coding sequence ATGCTGAAGGGAATTATTGCGGGAACTATCAGCGGTACTCTTCCTGGAATCCATGTGAACACGCTTGGGGCGTTTCTGGCGGGGATCGGTGTAGGTGATAACCTGTTGCTTTTTTCGATGGGTTTAACCCACACTTTTCTTGATGTTATCCCATCAGCCTTTCTCGGTGTTCCCGACGAGGGGACGGCCCTTGGAATCCTTCCTGCACACAGGCTCGTTATTCGTGGAAAGGCAATGGAGGTCGTCAGAATAGCGCTGTGGGCGAGCTTCCTTGCGGTGCTTATGGCGATACCGCTTTCCATGGTCTATCCCATCCTGGCCAGGCTGTACGCTCCGTGGATCGGAAGAGTGGCCGTAGGGGCTCTGGCTCTTCTCTTAATCCTCACTGAGAACGGTCTGAAGAGGCTCTATGCGGTGCTGGTGTTCTTCCTATCCGGTCTGCTCGGGATTCTGGCGTTCAGGCTTCCGCTGAAGGAGCCGTACTATCACCTCTTCACGGGCCTCTTTGGCATCCCCGTGCTGGTTGCAGCGCTTGTGGACGGGGGTGGACATGTTGTCCCGGGTAGTGGGAAAATTGAAATGGACACAAAGCGCTTTATCGGCTTTTCCCTTCTGGGAACGTTCCTTGGAATGGTGGCCTCGCTGATTCCAGCTTTTACAGCCTCCCAGGCTGCCCTCATGGGCTCTTTTTTCTCAAGGGACGAGCGTTCGTTCCTGGCAGTTGTCTTTTCGGTCAACACATCCAACTTTCTGTTCTCCTTCATGAACTTCTTGGAAACCGGGAGGGTAAGAAACGGCATCGTGGCACTCATGGCTCCCCCTGCCCGGGGTTTTCTGCCGTACTACGCCCTGGCGGCGGTCTTTGTTTCCCTCTTAGTTCTGAGTTATGGAGATGCTTTGGCGGGTGCTGTGCTCAGAGTTCTGGCTTACATACCCTACAGGTTTATGAACGGTGCGGTGGTGGCCCTCCTCGTGCTCCTGTCCCTGCACTTCGACGGACTTCTCGGACTTCTTGTCTTGGCGGGAGGAGGTATGGTGGGTTTCCTGACGGTGCTCTTTGGTGTCAAAAGGACGAACTGCATGGGGGTTCTCATGCTCCAAATAATAATCGGATAA
- a CDS encoding DUF5748 family protein: protein MHFEVVKEFLEEIGADWIEIDGEIHLEPEVFYEVWKYVGQPDLGMYTVEDEVVEPGSYDPPEMKYTDIKKIKRKKAYFTTLDNKRIVTDYAELQRILKEKSI, encoded by the coding sequence ATGCACTTCGAGGTAGTGAAAGAGTTTCTTGAGGAGATAGGGGCGGATTGGATAGAAATCGATGGAGAAATCCACCTTGAGCCCGAGGTCTTCTATGAGGTCTGGAAGTACGTGGGCCAGCCCGACCTCGGCATGTACACGGTCGAAGATGAGGTCGTGGAGCCCGGTTCTTACGATCCGCCTGAGATGAAGTATACAGACATCAAGAAGATCAAAAGGAAAAAAGCATACTTTACAACCCTAGACAACAAGAGGATAGTAACAGACTACGCCGAACTTCAGAGGATTCTGAAGGAGAAGTCCATCTAA
- a CDS encoding ATPase domain-containing protein, which produces MVMNYTVKRVKSGIPGFDDLIQGGFPKGTTVLVTGPTGSGKTTFGVQFVYKGAAEYGEPGVIVTLEERAQDLRREMLAFGWDLEQYERERKIAIVDGVSAVVGLPSEEQYVLEGNLNAEDFLRYIYRVVKAINAKRLVIDSIPSIAFGLQEESKIREVLLQLNTILLEMGVTSILTTEAPDPSRGRISRYGMEEYIARGVVLLDFVEKEVELKRYLLIRKMRETKHSMKKYPFEINEEGIVVYPSGEVY; this is translated from the coding sequence ATGGTCATGAACTACACTGTCAAAAGAGTGAAAAGTGGCATTCCTGGTTTTGATGATCTAATCCAGGGTGGCTTTCCTAAGGGAACTACTGTTCTTGTCACCGGTCCAACGGGCAGCGGTAAGACTACTTTCGGAGTCCAGTTTGTCTACAAGGGGGCTGCAGAGTACGGTGAGCCTGGAGTCATAGTTACCCTTGAGGAAAGGGCGCAGGATCTGAGGAGAGAAATGCTGGCCTTTGGATGGGATCTTGAACAGTACGAAAGGGAGAGAAAGATAGCCATAGTTGACGGGGTGAGCGCTGTTGTGGGCCTTCCATCAGAGGAGCAATACGTTCTCGAAGGCAACCTCAACGCCGAGGACTTCCTCCGCTATATCTACCGCGTCGTTAAAGCCATAAACGCCAAGAGGCTTGTTATCGACTCGATTCCATCCATTGCATTCGGGCTCCAGGAGGAGAGCAAGATAAGGGAAGTCCTTCTTCAGCTCAACACGATACTCCTTGAGATGGGCGTCACATCGATACTGACGACGGAAGCCCCCGATCCCAGCAGGGGTAGAATAAGCCGCTATGGGATGGAGGAGTACATAGCAAGGGGTGTTGTCCTTCTGGACTTCGTGGAAAAAGAGGTCGAACTGAAGCGCTATCTCCTCATCAGAAAAATGCGTGAAACCAAGCACTCGATGAAGAAGTATCCCTTCGAAATTAACGAGGAAGGCATCGTTGTCTACCCGAGCGGCGAAGTCTACTGA